One Salvelinus fontinalis isolate EN_2023a chromosome 27, ASM2944872v1, whole genome shotgun sequence genomic region harbors:
- the LOC129825145 gene encoding zinc finger protein 512-like isoform X3 codes for MDDHHHHHHHHHHQLHHHTQGSMSPSYVPRKRKASQPKQKSGVPLPAIQRMSDMSVMSMIGAPPKNDDPHAQVTQKMKRTYGRKRYEDLQNVSLGSGVEDSTSETSCCSVVSSSLAVANGELPPPPPPSARLPHRLVAKDCWPNQAPDTGRAQGRGQEPPPPSDFAMKKMRRVEVDNGAPSVTNFPPEVRHTGGHVHSSHSIGGVAIQSSHSHPAEPSEEEKSKVFTFTTKKEPPVYPPGSQEERWQLMILGKGRVTCPKCKSVSRKTVEGLKKHMENCRVNPFTCQQCGKQLKSSTGMKYHIMADHNNLPSPDDINGLDDQSMKEKLRKVLKRMGKLKCSKEGCTGSFTSIMGYLYHMKKCGKEESELEKLLLNCQHCGKVYKSKAGLEYHLKSEHAPVPQNAEEDEVKAQREPNPERTPSGRVKRMSAQVAVFHLQEIANDELAKEWPKRKVIGDLVPDDKKLRYARPGLPAFSQEVLRKWKNEVKLQKKVQCPNLGCGSVYTSVSGLKAHLGLCGRGDFEAGKYKCLICKKEFNSESGVKYHINSVHSQDWFAVTSKSKNFKVLKAKPKENSTVDDPIVQHQTLHVFTPVLEPWQDMQMGPPPTVPEPALQANPEAAEGKRRGKGRGKEKDCYDFTGSDHSSSSSSGSSSSESETEELDGQRHDVDQWALQRPSIIETHPDVAKQPRSNP; via the exons ATGGAtgatcatcaccatcaccaccatcatcatcatcatcaacttcATCATCACACACAGGGAAGCATGTCACCATCATATGTTCCAAGGAAGAGGAAGGCTTCACAGCCAAAACAAAAAAGTGGTGTTCCACTACCAG CTATCCAGAGGATGTCAGATATGAGTGTGATGAGTATGATTGGTGCTCCACCTAAG AATGATGACCCCCATGCCCAGGTGACTCAAAAAATGAAAAGAACATATGGCAGAAAAAG GTATGAGGATCTGCAGAATGTCTCCCTGGGCTCTGGTGTGGAGGATTCAACCAGCGAGACGTCCTGCTGCTCCGTGGTGTCTTCCAGCCTAGCTGTAGCCAACGGGGAGCtgcctccccctccacctccctctgccAGACTGCCTCACAGGCTGGTGGCTAAAGACTGTTGGCCCAACCAGGCTCCAGACACAGGCAGGGCCCAGGGCCGGGGTCAGGAACCACCTCCACCCTCCGATTTTGCCATGAAGAAAATGCGGAGAGTGGAGGTGGACAACGGAGCACCTTCTGTTACAAATTTCCCTCCGGAAGTGAGACACACAG GTGGACATGTCCATAGCAGTCACTCTATTGGAGGTGTAGCTATCCAGAGCAGTCACAGTCACCCAGCAGAGCCGTCCGAGGAAGAGAAATCTAAAGTCTTCACCTTCACAACCAAGAAAGAacctcctgtctaccccccag GAAGTCAAGAGGAGAGGTGGCAGCTGATGATCCTGGGGAAAGGGCGAGTCACCTGCCCCAAGTGTAAAAGTGTGAGCAGGAAGACTGTGGAGGGACTGAAGAAACATATGGAGAACTGCCGAGTG AATCCCTTCACGTGTCAGCAATGTGGGAAACAACTGAAATCTTCCACTGGAATGAAGTACCACATCATGGCAGACCACAATAACCTG CCCTCGCCAGATGACATAAATGGCCTGGATGACCAGTCCATGAAGGAAAAACTGAGGAAAGTGCTGAAACGGATGGGCAAATTAAAATGCTCTAAAGAG GGCTGCACTGGTAGTTTCACCAGCATCATGGGTTACCTGTACCACATGAAGAAGTGTGGGAAGGAGGAGTCTGAGCTGGAGAAGCTGCTTCTCAACTGCCAACACTGTGGCAAGGTCTACAAGTCTAAGGCAGGCCTGGAGTACCACCTCAAGTCAGAGCACGCACCA GTGCCCCAGAATGCAGAGGAGGATGAGGTGAAGGCCCAGAGAGAGCCCAACCCTGAGAGGACACCCAGCGGCCGGGTCAAACGCATGTCAGCCCAGGTGGCTGTTTTCCACCTACAAGAGATTGCTAATGACGAGCTGGCTAAGGAGTGGCCCAAGAGGAAGGTCATCGGGGACCTGGTCCCCGACGATAAGAAG CTGAGATATGCACGCCCAGGGCTGCCTGCCTTCAGTCAGGAGGTCCTTCGGAAGTGGAAAAATGAAGTGAAGCTGCAAAAGAAAGTGCAGTGCCCAAACCTG GGCTGTGGCTCGGTCTACACCAGCGTGTCTGGACTGAAGGCTCACCTTGGGCTCTGCGGAAGG GGGGACTTTGAAGCAGGGAAATATAAATGCCTGATCTGTAAGAAAGAGTTCAATTCTGAGAGTGGGGTGAAGTACCACATCAACTCTGTCCACTCCCAG GACTGGTTTGCGGTGACCTCAAAATCCAAGAACTTTAAGGTTCTGAAGGCCAAGCCCAAGGAGAACAGCACCGTGGACGACCCCATTGTCCAGCACCAGACCCTCCATGTCTTCACCCCTGTCCTGGAGCCCTGGCAGGACATGCAGATGGGACCTCCACCAACGGTGCCCGAGCCAGCCCTGCAGGCCAACCCTGAGGCcgcagagggaaagaggagggggaagggtagagggaaggagaaggACTGCTATGACTTCACTGGCAGTGACCActccagcagtagcagcagcggtaGCTCCAGCAGTGAATCAGAGACAGAGGAGCTTGATGGCCAGAGACACGACGTTGACCAATGGGCACTGCAGAGACCCAGTATCATCGAGACCCACCCCGATGTCGCCAAGCAACCCAGAAGCAACCCCTAG
- the LOC129825145 gene encoding uncharacterized protein LOC129825145 isoform X1 yields MDDHHHHHHHHHHQLHHHTQGSMSPSYVPRKRKASQPKQKSGVPLPAIQRMSDMSVMSMIGAPPKNDDPHAQVTQKMKRTYGRKRYEDLQNVSLGSGVEDSTSETSCCSVVSSSLAVANGELPPPPPPSARLPHRLVAKDCWPNQAPDTGRAQGRGQEPPPPSDFAMKKMRRVEVDNGAPSVTNFPPEVRHTVPVPVGGGHVHSHVQSGHSVGGGHVHSHVQSGHSVGGGHVHSHVQSGHSVGGGHVHSHVHSGHSVGGGHVHSHVQSGHSVGGGHVHSHVQSGHSVGGGHVHSHVQSGHSVGGGHVHSHIHSGHLHGGGHVHSYVQSDHSVGGGHVQSGHSIGGGHVQCNHSIGCGHLQSSYPIGGGLVQSSYSVVGGHVHSSHSIGGVAIQSSHSHPAEPSEEEKSKVFTFTTKKEPPVYPPGSQEERWQLMILGKGRVTCPKCKSVSRKTVEGLKKHMENCRVNPFTCQQCGKQLKSSTGMKYHIMADHNNLPSPDDINGLDDQSMKEKLRKVLKRMGKLKCSKEGCTGSFTSIMGYLYHMKKCGKEESELEKLLLNCQHCGKVYKSKAGLEYHLKSEHAPVPQNAEEDEVKAQREPNPERTPSGRVKRMSAQVAVFHLQEIANDELAKEWPKRKVIGDLVPDDKKLRYARPGLPAFSQEVLRKWKNEVKLQKKVQCPNLGCGSVYTSVSGLKAHLGLCGRGDFEAGKYKCLICKKEFNSESGVKYHINSVHSQDWFAVTSKSKNFKVLKAKPKENSTVDDPIVQHQTLHVFTPVLEPWQDMQMGPPPTVPEPALQANPEAAEGKRRGKGRGKEKDCYDFTGSDHSSSSSSGSSSSESETEELDGQRHDVDQWALQRPSIIETHPDVAKQPRSNP; encoded by the exons ATGGAtgatcatcaccatcaccaccatcatcatcatcatcaacttcATCATCACACACAGGGAAGCATGTCACCATCATATGTTCCAAGGAAGAGGAAGGCTTCACAGCCAAAACAAAAAAGTGGTGTTCCACTACCAG CTATCCAGAGGATGTCAGATATGAGTGTGATGAGTATGATTGGTGCTCCACCTAAG AATGATGACCCCCATGCCCAGGTGACTCAAAAAATGAAAAGAACATATGGCAGAAAAAG GTATGAGGATCTGCAGAATGTCTCCCTGGGCTCTGGTGTGGAGGATTCAACCAGCGAGACGTCCTGCTGCTCCGTGGTGTCTTCCAGCCTAGCTGTAGCCAACGGGGAGCtgcctccccctccacctccctctgccAGACTGCCTCACAGGCTGGTGGCTAAAGACTGTTGGCCCAACCAGGCTCCAGACACAGGCAGGGCCCAGGGCCGGGGTCAGGAACCACCTCCACCCTCCGATTTTGCCATGAAGAAAATGCGGAGAGTGGAGGTGGACAACGGAGCACCTTCTGTTACAAATTTCCCTCCGGAAGTGAGACACACAG TTCCAGTTCCTGTTGGAGGTGGACATGTCCATAGCCATGTCCAAAGTGGTCACTCGGTCGGAGGTGGACATGTCCATAGCCATGTCCAAAGTGGTCACTCGGTCGGAGGTGGACATGTCCATAGCCATGTCCAAAGTGGTCACTCGGTCGGAGGTGGACATGTCCATAGCCATGTCCATAGTGGTCACTCAGTCGGAGGTGGACATGTCCATAGTCATGTCCAAAGTGGTCACTCAGTCGGAGGTGGACATGTCCATAGCCATGTCCAAAGTGGTCACTCGGTTGGAGGTGGACATGTCCATAGCCATGTCCAAAGTGGTCACTCGGTTGGAGGTGGACATGTCCATAGCCACATCCACAGCGGTCACTTGCATGGAGGTGGACATGTCCATAGCTATGTCCAAAGCGATCACTCGGTTGGAGGTGGACATGTCCAAAGCGGTCACTCGATTGGAGGTGGACATGTCCAGTGCAATCACTCAATTGGATGTGGACATCTCCAGAGCAGTTACCCTATTGGAGGTGGACTTGTCCAGAGCAGTTACTCTGTTGTAGGTGGACATGTCCATAGCAGTCACTCTATTGGAGGTGTAGCTATCCAGAGCAGTCACAGTCACCCAGCAGAGCCGTCCGAGGAAGAGAAATCTAAAGTCTTCACCTTCACAACCAAGAAAGAacctcctgtctaccccccag GAAGTCAAGAGGAGAGGTGGCAGCTGATGATCCTGGGGAAAGGGCGAGTCACCTGCCCCAAGTGTAAAAGTGTGAGCAGGAAGACTGTGGAGGGACTGAAGAAACATATGGAGAACTGCCGAGTG AATCCCTTCACGTGTCAGCAATGTGGGAAACAACTGAAATCTTCCACTGGAATGAAGTACCACATCATGGCAGACCACAATAACCTG CCCTCGCCAGATGACATAAATGGCCTGGATGACCAGTCCATGAAGGAAAAACTGAGGAAAGTGCTGAAACGGATGGGCAAATTAAAATGCTCTAAAGAG GGCTGCACTGGTAGTTTCACCAGCATCATGGGTTACCTGTACCACATGAAGAAGTGTGGGAAGGAGGAGTCTGAGCTGGAGAAGCTGCTTCTCAACTGCCAACACTGTGGCAAGGTCTACAAGTCTAAGGCAGGCCTGGAGTACCACCTCAAGTCAGAGCACGCACCA GTGCCCCAGAATGCAGAGGAGGATGAGGTGAAGGCCCAGAGAGAGCCCAACCCTGAGAGGACACCCAGCGGCCGGGTCAAACGCATGTCAGCCCAGGTGGCTGTTTTCCACCTACAAGAGATTGCTAATGACGAGCTGGCTAAGGAGTGGCCCAAGAGGAAGGTCATCGGGGACCTGGTCCCCGACGATAAGAAG CTGAGATATGCACGCCCAGGGCTGCCTGCCTTCAGTCAGGAGGTCCTTCGGAAGTGGAAAAATGAAGTGAAGCTGCAAAAGAAAGTGCAGTGCCCAAACCTG GGCTGTGGCTCGGTCTACACCAGCGTGTCTGGACTGAAGGCTCACCTTGGGCTCTGCGGAAGG GGGGACTTTGAAGCAGGGAAATATAAATGCCTGATCTGTAAGAAAGAGTTCAATTCTGAGAGTGGGGTGAAGTACCACATCAACTCTGTCCACTCCCAG GACTGGTTTGCGGTGACCTCAAAATCCAAGAACTTTAAGGTTCTGAAGGCCAAGCCCAAGGAGAACAGCACCGTGGACGACCCCATTGTCCAGCACCAGACCCTCCATGTCTTCACCCCTGTCCTGGAGCCCTGGCAGGACATGCAGATGGGACCTCCACCAACGGTGCCCGAGCCAGCCCTGCAGGCCAACCCTGAGGCcgcagagggaaagaggagggggaagggtagagggaaggagaaggACTGCTATGACTTCACTGGCAGTGACCActccagcagtagcagcagcggtaGCTCCAGCAGTGAATCAGAGACAGAGGAGCTTGATGGCCAGAGACACGACGTTGACCAATGGGCACTGCAGAGACCCAGTATCATCGAGACCCACCCCGATGTCGCCAAGCAACCCAGAAGCAACCCCTAG
- the LOC129825145 gene encoding zinc finger protein 512-like isoform X2, whose amino-acid sequence MLNVSFDAVPVPVGGGHVHSHVQSGHSVGGGHVHSHVQSGHSVGGGHVHSHVQSGHSVGGGHVHSHVHSGHSVGGGHVHSHVQSGHSVGGGHVHSHVQSGHSVGGGHVHSHVQSGHSVGGGHVHSHIHSGHLHGGGHVHSYVQSDHSVGGGHVQSGHSIGGGHVQCNHSIGCGHLQSSYPIGGGLVQSSYSVVGGHVHSSHSIGGVAIQSSHSHPAEPSEEEKSKVFTFTTKKEPPVYPPGSQEERWQLMILGKGRVTCPKCKSVSRKTVEGLKKHMENCRVNPFTCQQCGKQLKSSTGMKYHIMADHNNLPSPDDINGLDDQSMKEKLRKVLKRMGKLKCSKEGCTGSFTSIMGYLYHMKKCGKEESELEKLLLNCQHCGKVYKSKAGLEYHLKSEHAPVPQNAEEDEVKAQREPNPERTPSGRVKRMSAQVAVFHLQEIANDELAKEWPKRKVIGDLVPDDKKLRYARPGLPAFSQEVLRKWKNEVKLQKKVQCPNLGCGSVYTSVSGLKAHLGLCGRGDFEAGKYKCLICKKEFNSESGVKYHINSVHSQDWFAVTSKSKNFKVLKAKPKENSTVDDPIVQHQTLHVFTPVLEPWQDMQMGPPPTVPEPALQANPEAAEGKRRGKGRGKEKDCYDFTGSDHSSSSSSGSSSSESETEELDGQRHDVDQWALQRPSIIETHPDVAKQPRSNP is encoded by the exons ATGCTGAATGTTTCCTTTGATGCAGTTCCAGTTCCTGTTGGAGGTGGACATGTCCATAGCCATGTCCAAAGTGGTCACTCGGTCGGAGGTGGACATGTCCATAGCCATGTCCAAAGTGGTCACTCGGTCGGAGGTGGACATGTCCATAGCCATGTCCAAAGTGGTCACTCGGTCGGAGGTGGACATGTCCATAGCCATGTCCATAGTGGTCACTCAGTCGGAGGTGGACATGTCCATAGTCATGTCCAAAGTGGTCACTCAGTCGGAGGTGGACATGTCCATAGCCATGTCCAAAGTGGTCACTCGGTTGGAGGTGGACATGTCCATAGCCATGTCCAAAGTGGTCACTCGGTTGGAGGTGGACATGTCCATAGCCACATCCACAGCGGTCACTTGCATGGAGGTGGACATGTCCATAGCTATGTCCAAAGCGATCACTCGGTTGGAGGTGGACATGTCCAAAGCGGTCACTCGATTGGAGGTGGACATGTCCAGTGCAATCACTCAATTGGATGTGGACATCTCCAGAGCAGTTACCCTATTGGAGGTGGACTTGTCCAGAGCAGTTACTCTGTTGTAGGTGGACATGTCCATAGCAGTCACTCTATTGGAGGTGTAGCTATCCAGAGCAGTCACAGTCACCCAGCAGAGCCGTCCGAGGAAGAGAAATCTAAAGTCTTCACCTTCACAACCAAGAAAGAacctcctgtctaccccccag GAAGTCAAGAGGAGAGGTGGCAGCTGATGATCCTGGGGAAAGGGCGAGTCACCTGCCCCAAGTGTAAAAGTGTGAGCAGGAAGACTGTGGAGGGACTGAAGAAACATATGGAGAACTGCCGAGTG AATCCCTTCACGTGTCAGCAATGTGGGAAACAACTGAAATCTTCCACTGGAATGAAGTACCACATCATGGCAGACCACAATAACCTG CCCTCGCCAGATGACATAAATGGCCTGGATGACCAGTCCATGAAGGAAAAACTGAGGAAAGTGCTGAAACGGATGGGCAAATTAAAATGCTCTAAAGAG GGCTGCACTGGTAGTTTCACCAGCATCATGGGTTACCTGTACCACATGAAGAAGTGTGGGAAGGAGGAGTCTGAGCTGGAGAAGCTGCTTCTCAACTGCCAACACTGTGGCAAGGTCTACAAGTCTAAGGCAGGCCTGGAGTACCACCTCAAGTCAGAGCACGCACCA GTGCCCCAGAATGCAGAGGAGGATGAGGTGAAGGCCCAGAGAGAGCCCAACCCTGAGAGGACACCCAGCGGCCGGGTCAAACGCATGTCAGCCCAGGTGGCTGTTTTCCACCTACAAGAGATTGCTAATGACGAGCTGGCTAAGGAGTGGCCCAAGAGGAAGGTCATCGGGGACCTGGTCCCCGACGATAAGAAG CTGAGATATGCACGCCCAGGGCTGCCTGCCTTCAGTCAGGAGGTCCTTCGGAAGTGGAAAAATGAAGTGAAGCTGCAAAAGAAAGTGCAGTGCCCAAACCTG GGCTGTGGCTCGGTCTACACCAGCGTGTCTGGACTGAAGGCTCACCTTGGGCTCTGCGGAAGG GGGGACTTTGAAGCAGGGAAATATAAATGCCTGATCTGTAAGAAAGAGTTCAATTCTGAGAGTGGGGTGAAGTACCACATCAACTCTGTCCACTCCCAG GACTGGTTTGCGGTGACCTCAAAATCCAAGAACTTTAAGGTTCTGAAGGCCAAGCCCAAGGAGAACAGCACCGTGGACGACCCCATTGTCCAGCACCAGACCCTCCATGTCTTCACCCCTGTCCTGGAGCCCTGGCAGGACATGCAGATGGGACCTCCACCAACGGTGCCCGAGCCAGCCCTGCAGGCCAACCCTGAGGCcgcagagggaaagaggagggggaagggtagagggaaggagaaggACTGCTATGACTTCACTGGCAGTGACCActccagcagtagcagcagcggtaGCTCCAGCAGTGAATCAGAGACAGAGGAGCTTGATGGCCAGAGACACGACGTTGACCAATGGGCACTGCAGAGACCCAGTATCATCGAGACCCACCCCGATGTCGCCAAGCAACCCAGAAGCAACCCCTAG